The following are from one region of the Capsicum annuum cultivar UCD-10X-F1 chromosome 1, UCD10Xv1.1, whole genome shotgun sequence genome:
- the LOC107841023 gene encoding glucose-1-phosphate adenylyltransferase large subunit 3, chloroplastic/amyloplastic, translating to MAVAVDGRFALVRSNPATLTTGTNVRLAKACNGELMGKKLKFTKFQLRSNAVKPNICMSLTVDIAGEAKLKDLEPKKEDARTVVAIILGGGAGTRLFPLTKRRAKPAVPIGGAYRLIDVPMSNCINSGINKVYILTQFNSASLNRHIARAYNFGSGVTFGDGYVEVLAATQTPGELGKRWFQGTADAVRQFHWLFEDARSKDIEDVLILSGDHLYRMDYLAFVQSHRQSGADITISSLPIDGRRASDFGLMKIDDSGRVLSFSEKPKGDDLKAMAVDTSVLGLSPEEAKQKPYIASMGVYVFKKDILLNLLRWRFPTANDFGSEIIPASAKEFCIKAYLFNDYWEDIGTIRSFFESNLALTEHPPRFSFYDATKPIYTSRRNLPPSAIDNSKIVDSIVSHGSFLTNCFVEHSVVGIRSRIGTNVHLKDTVMLGADYYETDAEIASLLAEGKVPLGIGENTRIKECIIDKNAKIGKNVVIANSEAVQEADRSSEGFYIRSGITVILKNSTIPDGAVI from the exons ATGGCTGTTGCTGTCGACGGGCGATTCGCGTTAGTTCGTAGTAACCCTGCAACATTGACGACAGGGACAAACGTGAGGTTAGCGAAGGCCTGCAATGGAGAGTTGATGGGGAAGAAACTCAAGTTTACAAAATTTCAGTTAAGGAGCAATGCAGTGAAACCTAATATCTGCATGTCACTTACTGTTGATATTGCAGGTGAGGCTAAG CTGAAGGATCTTGAACCAAAGAAGGAGGATGCAAGGACAGTAGTAGCAATCATTCTAGGAGGTGGAGCTGGCACTCGTCTTTTCCCCCTCACCAAGCGTCGTGCCAAGCCTGCT GTTCCAATCGGAGGAGCATACAGGCTAATTGATGTACCAATGAGCAACTGTATTAACAGTGGCATCAACAAAGTATACATTCTCACCCAATTCAACTCAGCCTCACTTAACAGACATATCGCTCGTGCTTACAACTTTGGCAGTGGTGTCACATTCGGAGACGGCTATGTCGAG GTCTTAGCAGCAACTCAAACACCAGGTGAATTAGGTAAAAGATGGTTCCAAGGTACTGCAGATGCTGTGAGGCAATTCCACTGGCTTTTTGAG GATGCAAGAAGCAAGGACATAGAAGATGTGCTCATTCTCTCCGGAGATCACTTGTATAGAATGGACTACCTGGCCTTTGTTCAG AGCCATCGGCAAAGTGGTGCAGACATTACCATATCAAGCTTGCCAATAGATGGCAG ACGCGCTTCAGATTTTGGCTTGATGAAAATTGATGACTCAGGACGGGTCCTGTCCTTCAGCGAAAAGCCAAAAGGAGATGATTTGAAGGCGATG GCAGTAGACACATCTGTTCTGGGATTATCCCCAGAAGAGGCTAAACAGAAACCTTACATTGCTTCAATGGGAGTTTACGTCTTCAAGAAGGATATCCTCCTGAATCTCTTAAG ATGGCGTTTTCCGACGGCAAATGACTTTGGTTCAGAGATTATCCCTGCCTCTGCCAAAGAATTCTGTATCAAG GCTTACTTATTCAATGATTACTGGGAAGATATTGGTACAATCAGATCCTTTTTTGAATCAAACCTTGCACTCACTGAACAT CCACCAAGATTTAGTTTCTATGATGCAACAAAGCCAATATACACATCAAGGAGAAACTTACCTCCATCAGCGATTGATAATAGCAAG ATTGTTGATTCAATTGTATCACATGGTAGTTTCTTGACCAATTGTTTCGTGGAGCACAGTGTTGTCGGCATCCGATCCCGTATAGGCACCAATGTTCACTTGAAG GACACAGTGATGCTTGGTGCGGACTACTATGAAACTGATGCTGAGATTGCCTCACTGCTAGCTGAAGGAAAAGTGCCTTTAGGAATAGGAGAGAACACCAGAATAAA AGAGTGCATCATTGACAAGAATGCAAAAATTGGAAAGAATGTAGTTATTGCCAACTCAGAG GCTGTACAAGAAGCAGACAGATCGTCAGAAGGATTTTACATCCGATCAGGCATCACAGTCATATTAAAGAACTCAACAATCCCAGATGGGGCTGTGATATGA